The Pseudomonas iranensis genome includes a window with the following:
- a CDS encoding MFS transporter — translation MAISNVQTAAASATAAPQSSPLVMRIIGAVALAHLINDLIQSVLPSIYPMLKANYGLTFTQVGLITLTFQLTASLLQPWVGYHTDRHPKPWLLPAGTVCTLIGILMMSVVGSFPLILLAAALIGIGSSTFHPEASRVARLASGGRFGLAQSTFQVGGNAGSAFGPLLAAAIIIPFGQGNVAWFGLFAVFALFVLYRISRWYANHLNLFKLKAGQAATHGLSKGRVTSALVVLGLLVFSKYFYMASFTSYFTFYLIEKFDLSVASSQLHLFLFLGAVAAGTFFGGPIGDKIGRKAVIWFSILGVAPFTLILPHVDLFWTSILSVVIGFILASAFSAIVVYAQELVPGNVGMIAGIFFGLMFGFGGIGAALLGHLADVHGIEYVYFLCSFLPLFGVLAIFLPRTRKA, via the coding sequence ATGGCTATCAGCAACGTTCAGACCGCCGCTGCCTCGGCGACCGCTGCTCCGCAAAGCAGCCCCTTGGTGATGCGCATCATCGGCGCGGTGGCGCTGGCGCATTTGATCAACGACCTGATCCAGTCGGTGCTGCCGTCGATCTACCCGATGCTCAAAGCCAACTATGGCCTGACCTTCACCCAGGTCGGCCTGATCACCTTGACCTTCCAGTTGACCGCGTCGCTGTTGCAGCCGTGGGTCGGTTATCACACTGATCGCCACCCCAAACCGTGGCTGTTGCCGGCGGGCACGGTGTGTACGTTGATCGGCATTCTGATGATGTCGGTGGTCGGCAGCTTCCCATTGATTCTGCTGGCGGCGGCGCTGATTGGTATCGGCTCGTCGACCTTTCACCCGGAAGCCTCGCGTGTTGCGCGACTGGCCTCGGGCGGCCGGTTTGGTCTGGCGCAATCGACCTTTCAGGTTGGCGGCAATGCCGGCTCCGCGTTCGGCCCGTTGCTGGCGGCGGCGATCATCATTCCCTTCGGCCAAGGCAATGTGGCGTGGTTTGGCCTGTTCGCGGTTTTTGCGCTGTTCGTGCTGTACCGCATCAGCCGCTGGTACGCCAACCACCTCAACCTATTCAAGCTCAAGGCCGGCCAAGCGGCGACGCACGGCTTGTCGAAGGGCAGGGTGACCAGTGCGCTTGTGGTGCTCGGGCTGCTGGTGTTCTCCAAGTATTTCTACATGGCCAGCTTCACCAGCTACTTCACCTTCTACCTGATCGAGAAGTTCGACCTGTCGGTGGCCAGCTCGCAGCTGCACTTGTTCCTTTTCCTGGGCGCAGTGGCGGCGGGTACGTTCTTCGGTGGACCGATTGGCGACAAGATCGGGCGCAAGGCAGTGATCTGGTTTTCCATCCTGGGGGTGGCGCCATTCACCCTGATCCTGCCGCATGTCGATCTGTTCTGGACCAGCATTCTCAGCGTGGTGATCGGCTTCATTCTGGCGTCGGCATTCTCGGCGATCGTGGTGTACGCGCAGGAACTGGTGCCAGGCAATGTCGGGATGATTGCCGGGATCTTCTTCGGCCTGATGTTCGGTTTCGGCGGGATTGGTGCCGCGCTGCTCGGGCATCTGGCGGATGTGCACGGGATTGAGTATGTGTACTTCCTGTGCTCGTTCTTGCCGTTGTTTGGTGTGTTGGCGATCTTTTTACCGCGTACCAGAAAGGCCTGA
- a CDS encoding methyl-accepting chemotaxis protein, whose product MQAFLSPGIKLLGRFGFAGKFQLLFLLFILPLAGSLLMIGHDYREKLNLISGERAGVRQLLALDALDNLLAAQRDRAARWRATETNRQPTPATLAAMAAFDGVQPAVLQATTELGNALNQQGADGAILERFQALQTALNGLDSKSLSSVGWWPDGYDSFTNALGALQALREQIVMDNRLTLAPWLETYLLTQISTQHAPDLIERVGRLAAVGQASVVSGQFTLQSRLQLRDLRSRIGDAREQLVKTAGLLEARLPAELQAWAGQYHDSLEHLDSGLKVLDDGVFGGSINLKPEDFERSLDALLTDLASLRQQSLVALDQRLDAYYSSAIRQFIVVAAIFGCLLLAALYLFVCLQASIRRSASGITLLAEALRDGNLSLQVPVVGRDELAAISTALNVAVVQLRSSMLGVDHETSQLSNAVRSLNQHSSGALGEVEAQQLQISQIAAAATQLAATSQGVAQSCEQASGSAQQTRRIAADSSRDSQRTTASIQQLNQRLNDTAAALGRVSEQGQQIQLVVDTIRGVAEQTNLLALNAAIEAARAGEQGRGFAVVADEVRSLSQRTQSSTAQIAGTVDSLRATVNEAVNLMEAACGQAQSDAEAVTGLGERLGEIASAVQSVTDTLAQIATAVEEQASTADEVSGNIQQVDQAAVRLLEGARAVNLAADTLSQGSEALSANTARFQLR is encoded by the coding sequence ATGCAGGCTTTCCTTTCACCGGGGATCAAATTGCTGGGGCGGTTTGGCTTCGCAGGTAAATTCCAATTGTTGTTTCTGCTGTTTATTCTGCCGCTGGCCGGCAGCCTGTTGATGATCGGCCATGACTATCGCGAGAAGCTCAATCTGATCTCCGGCGAACGTGCCGGTGTGCGTCAATTGCTCGCGCTGGATGCGCTGGACAACCTGCTCGCCGCGCAACGCGACCGCGCCGCCCGCTGGCGCGCCACCGAGACCAATCGTCAGCCGACACCGGCCACCCTCGCCGCCATGGCTGCCTTCGATGGCGTGCAACCGGCGGTGCTGCAAGCCACCACCGAGCTGGGCAATGCCCTGAACCAGCAAGGCGCCGACGGCGCAATCCTCGAGCGCTTTCAGGCGCTGCAAACCGCGCTCAATGGCCTTGATTCGAAAAGCCTCAGCAGTGTCGGCTGGTGGCCGGACGGTTATGACAGCTTCACCAATGCCCTGGGCGCGCTGCAAGCCTTGCGCGAGCAGATCGTCATGGACAATCGCCTGACCCTCGCGCCGTGGCTGGAAACCTACCTGCTGACGCAGATTTCCACGCAACACGCACCAGACCTGATCGAGCGGGTCGGGCGTCTCGCCGCGGTCGGCCAGGCTTCGGTGGTCTCCGGGCAGTTCACCCTGCAAAGCCGCTTGCAGTTGCGCGACCTGCGCAGTCGCATCGGGGACGCCCGCGAGCAACTGGTGAAAACCGCCGGCCTGCTGGAGGCGCGTTTGCCAGCCGAGCTGCAAGCCTGGGCCGGTCAGTATCACGACAGCCTGGAACACCTCGACAGCGGCCTGAAAGTCCTCGACGACGGTGTGTTTGGCGGCAGCATCAACCTCAAGCCAGAGGACTTCGAACGCAGCCTCGACGCGCTGCTCACCGACCTCGCTTCCCTGCGCCAGCAATCCCTGGTCGCGCTGGATCAGCGGCTCGATGCGTATTACAGCTCGGCGATCCGCCAGTTCATTGTTGTCGCCGCAATCTTCGGTTGCCTGCTGCTGGCCGCGTTGTACCTGTTCGTCTGCCTGCAAGCCTCGATCCGCCGCAGTGCCAGCGGCATCACCTTGCTCGCTGAGGCCTTGCGCGACGGCAACCTGAGCCTGCAAGTGCCGGTGGTGGGGCGCGATGAGCTGGCGGCGATCAGCACCGCGCTCAACGTCGCCGTGGTGCAACTGCGCAGCAGCATGCTCGGCGTCGACCACGAGACCTCGCAGTTGAGCAACGCGGTACGCAGCCTCAACCAACACTCCAGCGGCGCCCTCGGTGAAGTTGAGGCGCAGCAGTTGCAGATCAGCCAGATCGCCGCTGCCGCCACGCAATTGGCCGCCACCTCGCAAGGCGTCGCGCAGAGTTGCGAACAGGCCTCCGGCAGCGCCCAGCAAACCCGGCGCATCGCCGCCGACAGCAGCCGCGACAGCCAACGCACCACGGCCAGCATTCAGCAGCTCAATCAGCGCCTGAACGACACCGCCGCCGCGCTCGGCCGGGTCAGCGAGCAAGGCCAGCAGATTCAACTGGTCGTGGACACCATTCGCGGCGTCGCCGAGCAGACCAACCTGCTCGCACTCAACGCCGCCATCGAAGCCGCCCGCGCCGGCGAACAGGGTCGCGGTTTTGCCGTGGTCGCCGACGAGGTGCGCAGCCTCTCGCAACGCACGCAATCGTCCACCGCGCAGATCGCCGGTACCGTCGACAGCCTGCGCGCCACGGTCAACGAAGCGGTGAACCTGATGGAGGCCGCCTGTGGTCAGGCGCAATCGGATGCCGAGGCGGTCACCGGACTCGGCGAACGCCTGGGAGAAATCGCCAGCGCCGTACAGAGCGTCACCGACACCCTGGCGCAAATCGCCACGGCGGTTGAAGAACAGGCCAGCACCGCCGACGAAGTCAGCGGCAATATCCAGCAGGTCGATCAAGCGGCGGTGCGTTTGCTTGAAGGCGCACGTGCGGTGAACCTCGCGGCCGACACCTTGAGCCAGGGCAGCGAAGCCCTGAGCGCCAATACCGCCAGATTCCAATTGCGCTGA
- a CDS encoding SymE family type I addiction module toxin has translation MAKTNHTTSTPITERRLKIAADFHPLHTKEKSYSPAKPVPWIRLRGLWLRQAGFEVNESVKVRVMKGCLVITAE, from the coding sequence ATGGCTAAAACCAATCATACGACATCAACCCCCATCACTGAACGCCGGCTGAAAATCGCCGCTGATTTTCACCCCCTACACACAAAGGAAAAATCCTATAGCCCCGCCAAACCGGTGCCATGGATCAGGCTTCGCGGACTGTGGTTGCGGCAGGCAGGATTCGAGGTAAACGAGAGCGTCAAAGTGCGTGTGATGAAAGGGTGTCTGGTGATTACAGCGGAATAG
- a CDS encoding helix-turn-helix domain-containing protein: MSISNEDRDFLVAMGSRIAHLRTVHEITQTRFARALGLSRQTFQGYEEGTRSMPVTTLVKIAFALRVPVEDLLGVPSYTETPRRSLTSTWYRRLQSINELSKVQQKVIAQMLDALIAQAATKTSNEEKEV; the protein is encoded by the coding sequence ATGAGCATTTCCAATGAGGACCGCGATTTTCTGGTGGCGATGGGCAGTCGCATTGCTCACTTACGCACGGTGCACGAGATAACGCAGACGCGGTTTGCAAGGGCTTTAGGTCTTTCCCGGCAGACCTTTCAGGGTTACGAGGAGGGCACGCGCAGCATGCCGGTCACGACACTGGTGAAGATAGCATTTGCGCTGCGCGTGCCTGTTGAAGACCTGCTCGGGGTTCCCTCGTACACGGAGACGCCCAGACGCAGCTTGACCTCGACGTGGTATCGACGACTGCAGTCCATCAATGAGCTTTCGAAGGTCCAACAGAAGGTAATTGCGCAGATGCTTGACGCGCTGATTGCACAGGCAGCGACCAAAACGAGCAACGAAGAAAAAGAAGTTTGA
- a CDS encoding bacteriocin immunity protein, which translates to MSDPFIKSSFSDYTEQDFIDLIDEIRKEDIAPTDLRADALILHFNKIVGHPSGMDLIYYPEPGADTTSAGIARTVMAWREANRLPGFKT; encoded by the coding sequence ATGAGCGACCCATTCATCAAAAGCAGCTTTTCCGACTATACCGAGCAGGATTTCATTGATCTCATAGATGAAATAAGAAAGGAAGATATAGCGCCGACAGATCTCCGTGCAGATGCATTGATACTGCACTTCAACAAGATAGTAGGACATCCGAGCGGGATGGATCTGATCTACTACCCCGAGCCCGGAGCAGATACAACATCTGCCGGAATAGCTCGTACAGTCATGGCATGGCGCGAAGCGAATCGACTACCCGGGTTCAAGACATGA
- a CDS encoding bacteriocin immunity protein, protein MTNISDYTEAEFLKFVQSVLAANTSPDKILDPLLFEFVRLCEHPAGTDLIYWPEDMKQQTAEGITEIVKRWRCTHGLPGFKQ, encoded by the coding sequence ATGACTAACATATCCGACTACACCGAAGCAGAATTCTTGAAATTTGTGCAATCTGTTCTTGCAGCCAACACAAGCCCAGACAAGATTCTCGATCCCCTGTTGTTTGAATTTGTACGTCTGTGTGAGCACCCAGCGGGCACTGACCTTATCTATTGGCCCGAGGATATGAAACAACAAACAGCCGAGGGCATTACCGAAATCGTGAAAAGGTGGCGCTGTACCCATGGTCTACCTGGCTTCAAGCAATAA
- the ggt gene encoding gamma-glutamyltransferase — translation MFPAQPLKRFRLPALTLLVSALTLTACNAPPSSSLPLAPEAASGYRTDLQTRHANKHMAAAANPLAAEAGREMLRQGGSAIDAAIAMQAVLTLVEPQSSGIGGGAMIVLWDGKQVRTYDGRETAPAGATEKLFLKADGKPMAFTQAQIGGRSVGTPGVLRALELAHRQHGRLPWAKLFEPAIKLAEQGFAISPRLHSLLTADPLIRQSPDMAAYFLNDDGSVKAVGTRLQNPKLAAVFKRIASEGADALYKGPIAEEIVSRVQQHANPGSLSLTDLQRYQAKERAPLCTDYKRWQVCGMPPPSSGGIAVAQILGTLQALETRDPRLSLTPLKPVNSNRPAGIEPAPQAVHLIAEAERLAYADRAQYVADTDFVPVPIKGLLDPAYLASRASLIGERSMGSAKPGTPPGVQVAYAPDRSPLRISTSQVVAVDDLGGAVSMTTTIEAAFGSHLMVQGFLLNNQMTDFSFIPEENGQKVANRVEPGKRPRSSMAPTLIFDRNTGEFVATVGSPGGSQIIEYVAKTTIGLLDWNLDAQSAINLPNFGSRNGPTELEQGQFSAALIQALKDKGHTLSEIDMTSGTQAIVRVKDAQGKATLTGGADPRREGEALGD, via the coding sequence GTGTTTCCAGCCCAGCCTTTGAAGCGCTTTCGCCTGCCAGCCCTGACACTGCTTGTCAGCGCTCTGACCCTCACCGCATGCAACGCCCCGCCCTCTTCTTCTTTGCCACTGGCACCGGAAGCTGCATCCGGTTACCGCACTGATCTGCAAACCCGACACGCCAATAAACACATGGCCGCTGCTGCCAATCCACTCGCGGCCGAAGCCGGGCGGGAGATGTTGCGTCAGGGTGGTTCGGCGATTGATGCGGCGATTGCGATGCAGGCGGTGTTGACGCTGGTTGAGCCGCAGTCTTCCGGGATCGGTGGCGGGGCGATGATTGTGTTGTGGGATGGCAAGCAGGTGCGCACCTATGACGGCCGCGAAACGGCGCCGGCCGGGGCCACCGAGAAGCTGTTCCTGAAGGCTGACGGTAAACCGATGGCCTTTACGCAAGCGCAGATCGGCGGGCGCTCGGTCGGTACGCCCGGGGTATTGCGCGCGCTGGAGCTGGCGCATCGGCAACACGGTCGCTTGCCATGGGCGAAGCTGTTTGAGCCGGCGATCAAACTGGCCGAACAAGGCTTTGCGATTTCCCCGCGCCTGCATTCGCTGCTGACTGCCGATCCTCTGATACGCCAGTCGCCAGACATGGCTGCGTACTTCCTGAATGACGATGGCAGCGTCAAAGCCGTCGGCACGCGCCTGCAAAACCCGAAGTTGGCCGCCGTGTTCAAACGCATCGCCAGCGAAGGTGCCGATGCGCTGTACAAAGGTCCGATCGCCGAAGAGATCGTCTCCAGGGTTCAACAGCACGCCAACCCCGGCAGCCTGTCGCTGACCGATTTGCAGCGTTATCAGGCCAAGGAGCGCGCGCCGCTGTGTACCGACTACAAGCGTTGGCAGGTCTGCGGCATGCCGCCACCGTCGTCGGGCGGGATCGCCGTGGCGCAGATTCTCGGCACGTTGCAGGCGCTGGAGACTCGCGATCCACGCCTGTCGCTGACCCCGCTCAAACCAGTGAACAGCAATAGGCCGGCCGGCATCGAACCGGCGCCGCAAGCGGTGCATCTGATCGCCGAGGCTGAACGTCTGGCCTATGCCGATCGCGCGCAATACGTGGCCGACACCGACTTCGTCCCGGTGCCGATCAAAGGGTTGCTCGATCCTGCCTACCTGGCCAGCCGCGCCAGCCTGATCGGCGAGCGCAGCATGGGCAGCGCCAAACCGGGCACACCGCCGGGCGTACAGGTTGCCTACGCACCGGACCGCTCGCCGTTGCGCATCTCGACCTCGCAAGTGGTCGCGGTGGATGACCTCGGCGGCGCCGTGTCGATGACCACCACCATCGAAGCCGCCTTCGGCTCGCACCTGATGGTTCAGGGCTTTCTGTTGAACAACCAGATGACCGACTTCTCCTTCATCCCTGAAGAGAACGGGCAGAAAGTCGCCAACCGCGTCGAACCGGGCAAACGCCCACGCTCGTCGATGGCGCCGACGCTGATCTTTGATCGCAACACTGGTGAATTCGTCGCCACAGTCGGCTCGCCCGGCGGCTCGCAAATCATCGAATACGTGGCGAAAACCACCATCGGCCTGCTCGACTGGAACCTCGATGCACAAAGTGCGATCAACCTGCCCAACTTCGGCAGCCGCAATGGCCCCACCGAACTGGAACAGGGACAGTTCAGCGCGGCGCTGATTCAGGCGCTCAAGGACAAGGGCCACACGC